Proteins encoded by one window of Glycine soja cultivar W05 chromosome 15, ASM419377v2, whole genome shotgun sequence:
- the LOC114385747 gene encoding transcription factor GTE7-like gives MASAVLANRNEPNWQRHRGGGAGFMGKTPFSNPNSKLANSKRTQSASDDASSINRRSNDALTHSQYVTFNIASCTKKELNDFKNLLVSELEQIRKLRNQIESSEFQPGQSLNGHPKKPSSKKVSGNKRPWPSNSAKDLKRSHSEAGNLMKCCSQVLQKLMKHKHGWVFNAPVDIVGLKLHDYCDIIKQPMDLGTVKSNLSKNVYATPADFASDVRLTFNNALAYNPKGHDVYTMAEQLLARFEELYRPVHEKFEGSISHDRESEEELQASSWSHVEPERVKKKEKPPPPPPAKLQQEPPLPPASSSNPPLLQSPVRTPSPMRVPPVKPLKQPKPKAKDPNKRDMSLEEKHKLGLGLQSLPPEKMEQVVQIIRRRNGHLKQDGDEIELDIEAVDTETLWELDRLVTNYKKMVSKIKRQALMGNTNNNNNDAQSNKGNGELPASEKVDGAPVEVKKAKKVEAGEEDIDIGDEMPTSMFPPVEIEKDKDVAGGRGSSSSSSSGSSSSDSSSSSDSDSGSSSGSDSEADNGLS, from the exons ATGGCTTCCGCCGTCCTTGCTAATCGGAACGAACCTAATTGGCAACGGCATAGAGGCGGTGGAGCTGGATTCATGGGAAAAACACCTTTCTCTAACCCTAATTCTAAATTAGCGAATAGCAAGAGGACCCAATCGGcatccgatgatgcttcctCTATCAACCGGCGATCGAACGACGCCCTAACTCACTCTCAGTACGTTACCTTCAACATCGCTTCGTGCACGAAGAAGGAGCTCAACGACTTCAAGAATCTCCTCGTCTCAGAGCTCGAACAAATTCGGAAGCTAAGGAATCAAATCGAGTCCAGCGAGTTTCAACCCGGGCAGAGCCTCAACGGCCATCCGAAGAAGCCGTCGAGCAAGAAAGTTTCTGGCAACAAGCGGCCCTGGCCGTCAAATTCCGCGAAGGATTTGAAACGGTCGCATTCGGAGGCTGGGAACTTGATGAAGTGTTGCTCCCAGGTTTTGCAGAAGCTGATGAAACACAAACATGGGTGGGTCTTCAACGCCCCCGTCGATATAGTCGGATTGAAACTCCACGATTACTGCGATATAATCAAGCAGCCAATGGATCTGGGTACTGTGAAGTCGAATCTCTCTAAGAACGTGTACGCCACGCCTGCGGATTTTGCCTCTGATGTGAGATTAACTTTCAACAATGCACTAGCTTATAACCCTAAGGGTCACGATGTGTACACCATGGCGGAGCAGCTTCTGGCGAGGTTTGAGGAACTATATCGGCCGGTGCATGAGAAATTCGAAGGTAGCATAAGTCATGATCGCGAATCTGAGGAGGAATTGCAAGCCAGTTCGTGGAGCCACGTCGAGCCAGAGAGGGTGAAGAAAAAGGAGAAGCCTCCTCCTCCCCCTCCTGCGAAATTGCAACAAGAGCCTCCGCTTCCCCCTGCAAGTTCTTCAAACCCTCCATTGCTGCAGTCTCCGGTGCGCACGCCATCCCCAATGCGAGTCCCTCCTGTGAAGCCTTTGAAGCAACCAAAGCCGAAGGCTAAGGACCCCAACAAGAGGGATATGAGTCTTGAGGAGAAACACAAgttggggttagggttgcagAGTTTGCCGCCAGAAAAAATGGAACAGGTGGTGCAGATCATACGGAGGAGGAATGGACATTTGAAGCAGGATGGGGATGAGATCGAGCTAGACATTGAGGCTGTTGACACAGAGACCCTTTGGGAACTTGATCGATTGGTGACTAATTACAAGAAGATGGTTAGCAAGATTAAGAGGCAGGCATTGATGGGCAAcactaacaacaacaacaacgatgCGCAGTCTAACAAAGGCAATGGG GAATTGCCTGCTAGCGAGAAGGTTGATGGGGCGCCAGTTGAGGTGAAGAAGGCAAAGAAAGTAGAAGCAGGGGAAGAGGATATTGACATTGGGGATGAGATGCCAACGAGTATGTTTCCCCCTGTAGAGATTGAGAAAGATAAAGATGTTGCTGGAGGCCGTGGAAGTAGTAGTTCTAGTAGCTCTGGCAGTTCAAGTAGTGATTCCTCATCGTCAAGTG ATTCGGATTCGGGGAGTTCCTCAGGGAGTGATTCTGAAGCAGACAACGGGCTTTCGTAG